One genomic segment of Dysosmobacter sp. Marseille-Q4140 includes these proteins:
- the argF gene encoding ornithine carbamoyltransferase produces MENHTHFLKLLDFTPAEIQQFLDTAADLKAKKKAGIPHRYLEGKNVALIFEKTSTRTRCAFEVAAQDLGMGSTYLGPTGSQIGVKESIADTARVLGRMYDGIEYRGFGQTIVEELAKYAGVPVFNGLTNEFHPTQILADFLTIQEHFGKLRGVKLVYLGDARFNMGNSLMVGCAKMGMHFVACAPKAYMPDQALIDTCQAIAAETGAVLEFIEDPMAATKNADVLYTDVWVSMGEPVEVWQERIAALAPYQVTKALMDNGGPQCKFMHCLPAYHDHKTQVGKEMGEKFGRDAMEVTDEVFESDASIVFDEAENRMHTIKAVMYELMK; encoded by the coding sequence ATGGAAAACCACACCCATTTTCTCAAACTCCTGGATTTCACTCCCGCCGAGATCCAGCAGTTCCTGGACACCGCCGCCGACCTGAAGGCCAAGAAGAAGGCCGGCATCCCCCACCGCTACCTGGAGGGGAAGAACGTGGCGCTGATCTTTGAAAAGACCTCCACCCGCACCCGCTGCGCCTTTGAGGTGGCCGCCCAGGATCTGGGCATGGGATCCACCTACCTGGGGCCCACCGGCTCCCAGATCGGCGTGAAGGAGTCCATCGCGGACACCGCCCGGGTGCTGGGCCGGATGTACGACGGCATCGAGTACCGGGGCTTCGGCCAGACCATCGTGGAGGAGCTGGCCAAGTACGCCGGCGTGCCCGTGTTCAACGGATTGACCAACGAGTTCCACCCCACCCAGATCCTGGCGGACTTCCTGACCATTCAGGAGCACTTCGGCAAGCTCCGGGGCGTGAAGCTGGTGTACCTGGGCGACGCCCGGTTCAACATGGGCAACAGCCTGATGGTGGGCTGCGCCAAGATGGGCATGCACTTCGTGGCCTGCGCGCCCAAGGCGTATATGCCGGACCAGGCCCTGATCGACACTTGTCAGGCCATCGCCGCCGAGACCGGCGCCGTGCTGGAGTTCATTGAGGACCCCATGGCCGCCACCAAGAACGCCGACGTGCTCTATACCGACGTGTGGGTCTCCATGGGCGAGCCCGTGGAGGTGTGGCAGGAGCGCATTGCGGCTCTCGCCCCCTATCAGGTGACGAAGGCTCTGATGGACAATGGCGGTCCCCAGTGCAAGTTCATGCACTGCCTGCCCGCCTACCACGACCACAAGACCCAGGTGGGCAAGGAGATGGGTGAGAAGTTCGGCCGGGACGCCATGGAGGTCACCGACGAGGTGTTCGAGTCCGATGCCTCCATCGTCTTTGACGAGGCGGAGAACCGCATGCACACCATCAAGGCCGTCATGTATGAGCTGATGAAGTAA
- a CDS encoding aspartate aminotransferase family protein, translating to MNSQEIKALTGQYILNTYGRFPVALDHGQGATLYDPEGKAYIDFASGIGVASLGYGDGDWVKAITDQAGKLGHSSNLFYTEPPAKLAQLLCQRTGMAGVFFANGGGEANEGMIKLARKYSFDKYGKGRATIITLNNSFHGRTITTLTATGQEVFHNYFFPFTEGFRYADANDMASLEAAAGDDVCAVMVELVQGEGGVLPLDRDYVQALSKLCAERDWLLLVDEVQTGVGRTGRLFAFQHYGILPDVVSFAKGIAGGLPMSGIMANAKCREVLGPGMHATTFGGNPICAAAGLVVQEKLSDAFLAQVEQKGAYLRQKIEELDLPCFGATRGLGLMIGIAVQDGWTNKDIAGKLIENGLLVLTAGPGMRLLPPLVISQAEMDQGLTVMKQVLG from the coding sequence ATGAACAGCCAGGAGATCAAGGCCCTGACGGGCCAGTACATCCTCAACACCTACGGCCGCTTCCCGGTGGCCCTGGACCACGGACAGGGCGCCACGCTCTATGATCCCGAGGGGAAGGCCTACATCGACTTTGCCAGCGGCATCGGCGTGGCCAGCCTGGGCTACGGCGACGGCGACTGGGTCAAGGCCATCACGGATCAGGCCGGGAAGCTGGGTCACAGCTCCAACCTCTTCTACACGGAGCCCCCCGCCAAACTGGCCCAGCTCCTCTGCCAGCGCACCGGCATGGCCGGCGTGTTCTTCGCCAACGGCGGCGGCGAGGCCAACGAGGGCATGATCAAGCTGGCCCGGAAGTACAGCTTTGACAAGTACGGCAAGGGCCGCGCCACCATCATCACCCTCAACAACTCCTTCCACGGCCGCACCATCACCACCCTGACCGCCACCGGCCAGGAGGTGTTCCACAACTACTTCTTCCCCTTCACCGAGGGCTTTCGCTACGCCGACGCCAACGACATGGCCTCCCTGGAGGCCGCCGCCGGGGACGACGTGTGCGCCGTCATGGTGGAGCTGGTCCAGGGTGAGGGCGGCGTGCTGCCCCTGGACAGGGATTACGTCCAGGCCCTCTCCAAGCTCTGCGCGGAGCGCGACTGGCTGCTGCTGGTGGACGAGGTCCAGACCGGCGTGGGCCGGACCGGCAGGCTGTTTGCCTTCCAGCACTACGGGATCCTGCCCGACGTGGTGTCCTTCGCCAAGGGCATCGCCGGGGGCCTGCCCATGAGCGGTATCATGGCCAATGCCAAGTGCCGGGAGGTGCTGGGCCCGGGCATGCACGCCACCACCTTCGGCGGCAATCCCATCTGTGCCGCCGCCGGTCTGGTGGTCCAGGAGAAGCTGAGCGATGCGTTCCTTGCCCAGGTGGAGCAGAAGGGCGCGTACCTGCGGCAGAAGATCGAGGAGCTGGACCTGCCCTGCTTCGGCGCCACCCGGGGCTTAGGCCTCATGATCGGCATTGCCGTGCAGGACGGCTGGACCAACAAGGACATCGCCGGCAAGCTGATCGAAAACGGCCTGCTGGTCCTGACTGCCGGCCCCGGCATGCGGCTGCTGCCGCCGCTGGTGATCTCCCAGGCGGAGATGGACCAGGGCCTGACCGTCATGAAGCAGGTCCTGGGCTGA
- the argB gene encoding acetylglutamate kinase, producing MSSHAQQARTLVEALPYIQKFTGKTIVVKYGGNAMVSDKLRQAVMSDIILLSLVGIRVVVVHGGGPEISDMLKKIGHQSRFVDGLRYTDETTMDIVQSVLCGKVNKNLVAQLNRLGGRAIGLCGMDGQLFQAERLDEKYGLVGRITGVNADPVENALTNGYIPVVSTVAQGMDADTAYNINADTAAAKLAAAMGAEKLILLTDVRGLLRDPHDEDTLIHVVHTYEVPELVAQGVISGGMIPKMDCCVDAIAGGVERVHILDGRIPHSILIELLSDQGIGTMLKKED from the coding sequence ATGTCCTCTCACGCACAGCAGGCGCGGACCCTGGTGGAAGCCCTGCCCTATATCCAGAAATTCACCGGCAAGACCATCGTGGTCAAATACGGCGGCAACGCCATGGTCTCCGACAAGCTGCGCCAGGCCGTCATGAGCGACATCATCCTGCTGAGCCTGGTGGGCATCCGGGTGGTGGTGGTCCACGGCGGCGGGCCGGAGATCAGCGATATGCTGAAGAAGATCGGCCACCAGAGCCGCTTTGTGGACGGACTGCGCTATACCGACGAGACCACCATGGACATCGTCCAGTCGGTGCTGTGCGGCAAGGTCAACAAGAACCTGGTGGCTCAGCTCAACCGGCTGGGCGGCCGGGCCATCGGCCTTTGCGGCATGGACGGCCAGCTGTTCCAGGCGGAGCGGCTGGATGAGAAGTACGGCCTGGTGGGCCGCATCACCGGCGTCAACGCAGACCCGGTGGAAAACGCCCTGACAAACGGATACATCCCGGTGGTGTCCACCGTGGCCCAGGGCATGGATGCCGACACCGCCTACAACATCAACGCCGACACCGCCGCCGCCAAGCTGGCCGCCGCCATGGGCGCGGAAAAGCTCATTTTGCTGACCGATGTCCGCGGCCTTCTCCGGGATCCCCACGACGAGGACACCCTCATCCACGTGGTCCACACCTACGAGGTGCCGGAGCTGGTGGCCCAGGGCGTCATCTCCGGCGGCATGATCCCCAAGATGGACTGCTGCGTGGATGCCATCGCCGGCGGCGTGGAGCGGGTCCACATCCTGGACGGCCGTATCCCTCACTCCATTTTGATCGAGCTGCTGTCCGACCAGGGCATCGGCACCATGCTGAAAAAGGAGGACTGA